In a single window of the Thermoplasmatales archaeon genome:
- the tadA gene encoding Flp pilus assembly complex ATPase component TadA encodes MKVVPDTSIIIDGRLSEWIKSGKIEKVDVIIPNAVLKELERQANDGLEIGISGLNEIVELQKLSKEGKIYLHFHGVKEGDADEIIREVAEELHATLFTSDKIQAKVAEAKGINVYYLPSLHEEKELKILKYFDDETMSVHLRQDCKPIAKKGKPGNFRIVELGEILSERELADIAHEIIEFAKRNSDSFIEIERKHATIVQIKNMRIAILRQPFVDKFEITATKPIVKLSIDDYSLEEELKQRLTDYNRGVLVSGPPGSGKSTFAQAIAEHLYSLGAIVKTMENPRDLWVRDEIAQYAPLEKSMELTADILLLLRPDFVVFDEVRRSNDFKIFADMRLAGIGLIGVTHSNRAIDAIQRLIGRVELGIIPQVVDTVIHISDGKIKEVLELDFTVKIPHGMEEADLARPVIVVRDFYTKKVIYEIYTYGEQVTVMPVKEKSMEIFGKNVEKVIAKYIDSKFKVEINGKIANVYVCEEEIPHIIGKGGKTISEIEREAGIKIRVHPLIEQEIIPDIVKRKKEIIIKIGKAYAGKEVKIFIDGNAIDAKVSNNGEIKFKRHSIEGRKIVEAIASGNKIYVKI; translated from the coding sequence ATGAAAGTAGTTCCAGATACAAGTATAATAATAGATGGAAGGCTTAGCGAGTGGATTAAAAGCGGTAAAATTGAAAAAGTAGATGTAATAATTCCAAATGCGGTTTTAAAAGAGCTTGAAAGACAGGCAAATGATGGACTGGAAATAGGAATAAGCGGGTTAAATGAAATTGTTGAACTGCAAAAATTAAGCAAGGAAGGAAAAATATATTTGCACTTTCATGGTGTTAAGGAAGGAGACGCAGATGAGATTATAAGAGAGGTTGCTGAAGAACTACATGCTACTTTATTTACTTCAGATAAAATACAGGCTAAGGTTGCGGAAGCAAAGGGAATAAATGTTTATTATTTACCATCCCTGCATGAGGAAAAGGAGCTTAAAATCCTTAAATATTTTGACGATGAAACAATGAGTGTGCATTTACGCCAGGATTGTAAACCAATTGCAAAAAAGGGAAAGCCGGGAAACTTTAGGATAGTTGAGCTGGGTGAGATTTTAAGTGAAAGAGAGCTTGCAGATATAGCTCATGAAATAATTGAATTTGCGAAAAGGAATTCAGATAGCTTCATTGAAATAGAAAGAAAGCACGCAACAATAGTTCAAATAAAAAATATGAGAATTGCAATACTGAGGCAGCCATTTGTTGATAAATTTGAAATAACCGCAACAAAGCCAATAGTAAAGTTGAGCATAGATGACTATAGCCTTGAAGAAGAACTAAAACAAAGATTGACAGATTATAATCGCGGCGTGCTTGTCTCTGGCCCGCCTGGCTCGGGGAAATCAACTTTTGCACAAGCAATTGCTGAACATCTTTATAGTTTGGGAGCGATTGTAAAAACAATGGAAAATCCACGAGATTTGTGGGTTAGGGATGAAATTGCTCAGTATGCACCGCTTGAGAAAAGCATGGAACTAACTGCTGACATTTTACTTTTACTTCGCCCTGATTTTGTTGTATTTGATGAGGTAAGGAGAAGTAATGACTTCAAAATTTTTGCAGACATGAGACTTGCAGGAATTGGATTAATAGGGGTAACCCACTCAAATCGTGCAATTGATGCTATTCAGCGTTTAATTGGAAGAGTAGAACTTGGAATAATTCCTCAGGTTGTTGATACTGTTATTCATATCTCTGATGGAAAAATAAAGGAAGTTCTTGAGCTTGATTTTACTGTAAAAATTCCTCATGGAATGGAAGAAGCTGATTTGGCTCGTCCGGTCATTGTTGTTCGTGATTTTTATACAAAGAAGGTAATTTATGAAATATATACCTATGGAGAGCAGGTGACTGTTATGCCTGTAAAAGAAAAGAGCATGGAAATTTTTGGAAAGAATGTCGAAAAGGTTATAGCAAAATACATAGATAGCAAATTTAAAGTAGAAATAAATGGAAAAATTGCAAATGTTTATGTTTGCGAAGAAGAAATACCTCATATTATTGGGAAAGGTGGAAAAACAATATCTGAAATTGAGAGAGAGGCAGGAATAAAGATAAGGGTTCATCCACTGATTGAGCAGGAGATAATCCCTGATATAGTTAAAAGGAAAAAAGAGATTATAATTAAAATTGGTAAAGCATATGCGGGAAAGGAAGTAAAAATTTTTATTGATGGAAATGCGATTGATGCAAAGGTTAGCAATAATGGAGAAATAAAATTTAAAAGGCATAGCATTGAGGGAAGAAAGATAGTGGAAGCGATTGCGTCAGGAAATAAAATATATGTTAAAATATGA
- a CDS encoding NAD(P)-binding protein, with product MRFDVAVLGAGATGNATAWLLSKKGYKVVVYEKNKEIGKKVCGGLVSHRVTKFCKEAVINEIKGAEIFLPSGKEIFIGGDKTYAYVIDREAFDVCLAEKAMSEGAKYFLNYKKIDEKYEYLIGADGARSNIAKKFKGKINYINAVQGLAKGNEEYVKVYFGKFAPGFFGWIIPAGNELRIGMGTTEKGLKKKFNEFKSIVGYEVKNERYALIPYGIKKLAKEKCAIVGDAAGQVKATSGGGLYAGLLASEILAKNFDDFFTYEREFMRTYGKELRGCLLLRKIFLKWQRYEALEKVEVGDADMDHHWGFVRNFLIKHPFKAFRMALRCLL from the coding sequence ATGCGTTTCGATGTTGCAGTATTAGGAGCTGGAGCAACAGGTAATGCAACTGCATGGCTTCTTTCAAAAAAGGGTTATAAAGTAGTGGTATATGAAAAAAATAAGGAAATAGGGAAAAAAGTTTGCGGGGGGCTCGTAAGCCATAGGGTAACAAAATTCTGTAAAGAAGCGGTTATTAATGAAATAAAAGGGGCGGAAATTTTTCTTCCAAGTGGAAAGGAAATTTTTATTGGGGGAGATAAAACATATGCATATGTGATAGACAGAGAGGCATTTGATGTTTGCCTTGCAGAAAAAGCAATGAGCGAGGGAGCTAAATATTTTTTGAATTATAAAAAAATTGATGAGAAATATGAATATTTAATAGGGGCTGATGGTGCAAGAAGCAATATTGCAAAAAAATTCAAGGGGAAAATAAATTATATAAATGCGGTTCAGGGATTAGCAAAAGGAAACGAAGAATATGTAAAGGTATATTTTGGAAAGTTTGCTCCTGGCTTCTTTGGATGGATAATACCAGCTGGAAATGAGTTAAGAATAGGCATGGGAACAACTGAGAAGGGTTTAAAGAAAAAATTCAATGAATTCAAATCAATAGTCGGTTATGAGGTTAAAAACGAAAGATATGCTCTAATTCCATATGGAATAAAAAAGCTCGCAAAAGAGAAATGCGCAATAGTTGGCGACGCAGCAGGGCAGGTGAAAGCAACAAGCGGGGGCGGCTTGTATGCTGGACTGCTTGCGAGCGAGATACTTGCGAAAAATTTTGATGATTTTTTTACCTATGAAAGGGAGTTTATGCGAACATATGGGAAAGAGCTTAGAGGATGCCTGTTGTTGAGGAAAATTTTTTTGAAATGGCAGAGGTATGAAGCTCTTGAAAAAGTTGAGGTGGGCGATGCGGACATGGATCATCATTGGGGGTTTGTGAGAAATTTTTTAATAAAACATCCTTTTAAGGCATTTAGGATGGCGTTAAGATGCTTGCTTTAG
- a CDS encoding DUF99 family protein, protein MKKEIRIVGIDDMPFSFKEKHTDIVGAVMRGGKYLEGILKTTIEVDGKDATDKITGMIEGSRHRGQIKIIMINGIALGGFNVVDCEKIFLATHIPVITIARKKPNLWKIEEALKKHFDDWKERIELINKGETEEIKLKYPVYIKYFGIERNFAIDAIKLSIVRGAIPEPIRVAHLVATGIKKGESRGRC, encoded by the coding sequence ATGAAAAAGGAGATAAGAATAGTTGGGATAGATGACATGCCATTTTCATTTAAAGAAAAGCATACTGACATCGTTGGCGCAGTTATGCGTGGGGGAAAATATCTGGAGGGTATTTTAAAAACAACAATAGAGGTTGATGGAAAAGATGCAACAGATAAAATAACAGGCATGATTGAGGGAAGCAGGCACAGGGGGCAGATAAAGATAATCATGATAAATGGGATTGCTCTCGGCGGCTTCAATGTAGTTGATTGCGAAAAAATATTTCTCGCTACCCATATCCCTGTTATTACAATTGCAAGAAAAAAGCCAAATCTTTGGAAAATAGAAGAAGCGCTGAAGAAGCATTTTGATGACTGGAAAGAAAGAATTGAATTAATAAATAAAGGAGAAACAGAGGAAATTAAGTTAAAGTATCCAGTTTATATAAAATATTTTGGAATTGAAAGAAATTTTGCAATAGATGCGATAAAATTATCTATTGTGAGAGGAGCGATCCCGGAGCCAATAAGAGTTGCTCATTTAGTAGCAACTGGAATAAAAAAGGGAGAATCAAGGGGGAGATGCTGA
- a CDS encoding NUDIX domain-containing protein — MKVVTSVLMNRGKILLLKRGTKVRTYRGKWACISGYLEDDDPLHRAIKEIEEETGIKPNEIRLLKKEEEIKFYDENEKIFWQVYPFLFETDKDEIKIDWEHVECRWIFPNEIDKYDTVPKLKETIKKLLGQ; from the coding sequence ATGAAAGTAGTAACAAGTGTTTTGATGAATAGGGGAAAAATATTACTGCTTAAAAGAGGAACCAAAGTTAGAACATATAGAGGCAAGTGGGCATGCATCTCTGGCTATCTCGAAGACGATGATCCATTGCATAGAGCAATAAAGGAGATTGAAGAAGAAACAGGAATAAAGCCAAATGAAATAAGACTTTTGAAGAAAGAGGAGGAAATAAAATTTTATGATGAGAATGAAAAAATTTTCTGGCAAGTTTATCCATTTTTATTTGAAACAGATAAAGATGAAATAAAAATTGACTGGGAACATGTTGAATGCAGATGGATTTTTCCCAATGAAATAGATAAATATGATACAGTTCCTAAATTGAAGGAAACGATTAAAAAACTTCTAGGTCAATAA
- a CDS encoding FKBP-type peptidyl-prolyl cis-trans isomerase — protein MKEITKGIIALVVVLAVIGGAYWAYTYKKSYLKEGDFAEIYYIGYFENGTVFASSFNTTVPFNTPFDEKNYNLTPLKIYMGNSIPSKYPEGWSYVSLGNIKGWEIYKIEGLYEALKGMKKGEEKTITLEPVNAFKNKVTNGTIFNSSLVFGFNATFKISNINDENDTVDIEWMPEAGMKFTFPDYPHLLWENCTEVVSYNETTVILRTTPDKLDNLTLYPWWENASVATYNETNIMITTNPPLGNFTAVIYGMEINGSVINITDEKIYLEFYYGGQIFSEEINRTEIFNRTAEFPKVFEEVQKVQVEEELIGNGYSFHELAGEKVIFRLKLINVYKTS, from the coding sequence ATGAAGGAAATAACAAAAGGAATAATTGCTCTTGTTGTTGTATTGGCAGTAATAGGGGGAGCTTATTGGGCTTATACCTATAAGAAAAGTTATTTAAAGGAAGGAGATTTTGCAGAAATTTACTATATTGGTTATTTCGAAAATGGAACTGTTTTTGCCTCCTCTTTTAATACAACCGTGCCATTTAACACACCATTTGATGAAAAGAATTACAATTTAACCCCTCTAAAAATATATATGGGAAATAGCATTCCTTCAAAATATCCAGAGGGATGGAGCTATGTATCTTTGGGGAACATAAAAGGATGGGAAATTTATAAAATAGAAGGATTATATGAAGCATTAAAAGGAATGAAAAAAGGAGAGGAAAAAACAATTACACTTGAGCCAGTTAATGCATTTAAAAATAAGGTTACAAATGGAACAATTTTTAATTCATCTCTTGTTTTTGGATTCAATGCAACTTTTAAAATTTCCAATATAAATGATGAGAACGATACCGTTGATATAGAATGGATGCCAGAAGCGGGAATGAAATTCACATTTCCAGATTATCCACACTTGCTATGGGAAAACTGCACAGAGGTTGTTTCCTATAATGAGACAACTGTAATATTGAGAACAACACCCGATAAGCTCGATAATTTAACTCTTTATCCTTGGTGGGAAAATGCAAGTGTAGCAACTTATAATGAAACAAACATAATGATAACAACCAATCCCCCATTAGGAAACTTTACCGCTGTTATATATGGAATGGAAATAAATGGAAGTGTTATAAATATAACAGATGAAAAAATATATCTTGAATTTTATTATGGTGGGCAGATATTCAGCGAGGAAATAAATAGAACAGAAATATTCAACAGAACCGCAGAATTCCCAAAAGTTTTTGAAGAAGTTCAAAAAGTGCAAGTTGAAGAAGAATTGATCGGAAATGGATATAGCTTTCATGAACTTGCAGGTGAGAAGGTTATATTCAGATTAAAATTGATAAATGTCTATAAAACCAGTTGA
- a CDS encoding peptidyl-tRNA hydrolase — protein MVIVVNKVEMSPGKMAAQVAHAAVDCTIRAWKKDKKKVKKWIEEGQKKVVLEASEEEILELQKKASREKIFNSLIRDAGLTELEEGTLTALAIGPDDEDKIDKITGHLPLK, from the coding sequence ATGGTTATAGTGGTAAATAAAGTAGAAATGTCTCCTGGAAAGATGGCGGCTCAGGTGGCCCATGCAGCGGTTGATTGCACAATCAGAGCATGGAAAAAAGATAAGAAAAAGGTAAAAAAGTGGATTGAAGAGGGGCAGAAAAAGGTTGTTCTTGAAGCAAGTGAGGAAGAAATTCTTGAATTGCAGAAAAAAGCAAGCAGGGAAAAAATTTTCAACTCACTTATAAGGGATGCTGGCTTAACTGAGCTTGAAGAAGGAACGCTCACTGCTTTGGCAATCGGCCCAGATGATGAGGATAAGATAGATAAAATAACAGGGCATCTTCCATTAAAATGA
- a CDS encoding DHH family phosphoesterase, translated as MGIKNKAMEISRIIEKQDTVTILSHNDADGVAGAAIAKVALEQRGIKNEIKFVNYLDKKTIEEIKEKFVWFIDLGNGNIEEIIEKNISCVISDHHFSRNFYENSINPFIYGIDGELEISAAGLSYLISSNFFDFPSDLAIIGAIGDLQDLKHCRIVGMNRELLAKSNIEVKKDIRIYGREKPVYKMIAYSSDPTIPRLFKRIGAVISFLKKIGINYEKSWNEMSREEKKILLSSLIKLLIEKGFTYEQTSRIFGEIYEIDGKDLRDITTILNAMARNGEAELAVDICINGNFEKGEDMLEKYKRNLRKCISFAKSRIEEYGKLLYFHGDGQINENLVGTVAGLIIKEEEIKSPLIGFAETNDGIKISARLPAILSKKINLSESIHKVASKLGGGGGGHCSAAGAIIPKGMENEFLSAFEEEIRNQLVL; from the coding sequence ATGGGAATAAAGAATAAAGCAATGGAAATTTCAAGGATAATAGAAAAGCAGGATACGGTAACTATCTTAAGCCATAATGATGCGGATGGTGTGGCTGGGGCGGCAATTGCAAAAGTTGCTCTTGAGCAGAGGGGGATAAAAAATGAAATAAAGTTTGTTAATTATCTTGATAAAAAAACAATCGAAGAAATTAAGGAAAAATTTGTATGGTTTATTGACTTGGGAAATGGAAATATTGAAGAAATAATTGAAAAAAATATTTCATGCGTGATTTCTGACCATCATTTCAGTCGCAATTTTTATGAAAATTCTATAAATCCTTTCATTTATGGAATAGATGGAGAGCTTGAAATATCTGCAGCTGGTTTATCCTATTTAATTTCGTCCAATTTTTTTGATTTTCCATCTGATTTGGCAATAATTGGCGCAATAGGTGATTTGCAGGATTTGAAACATTGCAGAATTGTTGGAATGAATAGAGAACTGCTTGCTAAATCAAATATTGAGGTAAAAAAGGATATAAGGATTTATGGAAGAGAAAAACCAGTTTATAAAATGATTGCTTATTCATCTGACCCAACTATTCCCAGATTATTTAAAAGAATAGGTGCAGTGATTTCATTTTTAAAAAAAATTGGAATAAATTATGAAAAGAGTTGGAATGAAATGAGCAGGGAGGAAAAGAAAATATTGCTTTCTTCGCTTATAAAATTACTGATTGAAAAAGGTTTTACATATGAGCAAACAAGCAGAATATTCGGGGAAATATATGAAATAGACGGAAAAGATTTGAGAGATATTACAACTATTTTAAATGCAATGGCAAGAAATGGGGAAGCAGAGCTAGCTGTTGATATATGCATAAATGGAAATTTTGAAAAAGGGGAAGATATGCTTGAAAAATATAAAAGGAATTTACGCAAATGCATTTCTTTTGCTAAAAGTAGAATAGAAGAATATGGAAAACTTCTTTATTTTCATGGAGATGGGCAAATAAATGAAAATTTGGTTGGAACTGTGGCGGGGCTAATTATAAAGGAAGAAGAAATAAAATCCCCTCTCATAGGTTTCGCAGAGACAAACGATGGAATAAAAATTTCCGCAAGGCTACCAGCAATTCTCTCGAAAAAAATAAATTTATCAGAATCAATTCATAAAGTTGCTTCAAAACTTGGAGGGGGCGGAGGGGGCCATTGCAGTGCGGCGGGCGCAATCATCCCAAAGGGAATGGAGAATGAATTCCTTTCCGCTTTCGAAGAAGAGATTAGAAATCAACTGGTTTTATAG
- a CDS encoding geranylgeranylglyceryl/heptaprenylglyceryl phosphate synthase, whose product MIEKMRQGKMHFTLIDPDKQSPQKAGEMAKICSRYGSDAIMVGGSTAKREDIKECVEKIKNNCNLPVIIFPNSADSIVENADYIFFMEFMNSLLYEHFRGEQLRGGIIVKKIGLKPIPMGYMVISTSSKPTTVETKTMLDRVGENDHEKAVRYAAYAECMGMDCVYLDAGSNAEKPVPDEMIKEIRKFVKIPLIVGGGIKTPEQARKKIEAGANVIVTGTLAEEKIEKIKEIIEAIKSASPP is encoded by the coding sequence ATGATTGAAAAAATGAGACAGGGAAAAATGCATTTTACTCTCATCGATCCAGATAAGCAAAGCCCACAGAAAGCGGGTGAAATGGCAAAAATTTGCTCGAGATATGGAAGCGATGCAATAATGGTCGGCGGCTCAACCGCAAAAAGAGAGGATATAAAAGAATGTGTTGAGAAAATAAAAAATAATTGCAATTTGCCAGTGATAATATTTCCAAATTCTGCAGATAGCATAGTTGAAAATGCAGATTATATTTTTTTCATGGAATTTATGAACTCATTGCTGTATGAACATTTTAGAGGGGAACAACTAAGAGGAGGAATAATCGTAAAGAAAATTGGTTTAAAGCCAATTCCGATGGGTTATATGGTTATAAGCACGAGCAGCAAACCAACAACAGTTGAAACAAAAACAATGCTTGATAGAGTAGGCGAGAATGACCATGAAAAAGCGGTAAGATACGCAGCTTATGCTGAATGCATGGGAATGGACTGCGTGTATCTTGATGCTGGTTCAAATGCAGAAAAGCCGGTGCCGGATGAAATGATAAAGGAAATAAGAAAATTTGTAAAAATTCCTTTGATAGTGGGAGGAGGTATAAAAACTCCCGAACAGGCAAGAAAAAAAATAGAAGCGGGAGCAAATGTAATTGTAACTGGCACACTTGCTGAAGAAAAAATTGAAAAAATTAAAGAAATAATAGAAGCAATAAAATCAGCATCTCCCCCTTGA
- a CDS encoding class I SAM-dependent methyltransferase family protein translates to MLALVVKKSEAEKVKNMLYEKGLIDERRKFKRRNGEVEIPIKRDINLPYKIIQQKEPVFRYITPFDEIKRRIGRDDIPKKWEKIGDILILKGINGNKEIARVYAQVLKCKSVLEDVGGIKGVERTPCFKLVYGNSTETIHVENGIKYKLDAKKIMFSSGNIDERIRMAKVARKDEIVVDMFAGIGYFTLPVAVYSKAKVFSCEINPVAYHYLKENIILNEVVSLVNPLLGDCREVAPLGIANRVIMGYLNSLDFFENAIKILNNEGVVHFHQKCKKEDFPDKIFDRIKKISRKNDKKVEILLHRKIKSYAPGIIHGVIDLEVF, encoded by the coding sequence ATGCTTGCTTTAGTTGTTAAGAAAAGTGAGGCCGAAAAAGTCAAGAACATGCTCTATGAAAAAGGGTTGATTGATGAAAGGAGGAAATTTAAAAGGAGGAATGGAGAAGTAGAAATTCCCATAAAAAGAGATATAAATCTACCATATAAAATTATTCAGCAGAAGGAGCCAGTATTCAGATATATTACTCCTTTTGATGAAATTAAGCGCAGGATTGGAAGAGATGATATTCCAAAAAAATGGGAAAAGATAGGAGATATACTCATTTTGAAGGGAATTAATGGAAACAAAGAAATTGCGAGAGTTTATGCTCAGGTGCTTAAATGTAAATCAGTTCTTGAAGATGTTGGTGGAATAAAAGGAGTGGAAAGAACACCGTGCTTTAAACTTGTTTATGGAAATAGCACCGAAACAATACATGTTGAAAATGGAATAAAGTATAAGTTAGATGCTAAAAAAATAATGTTTTCCTCTGGAAATATTGATGAAAGAATAAGAATGGCAAAAGTAGCAAGGAAGGATGAAATAGTTGTTGATATGTTCGCTGGAATTGGCTATTTTACCCTTCCAGTTGCAGTATATAGCAAAGCAAAAGTTTTTTCATGTGAAATAAATCCAGTTGCATATCACTATTTAAAGGAGAATATAATTTTAAACGAAGTTGTTTCCTTGGTTAATCCGCTGCTCGGTGATTGCAGGGAAGTTGCTCCTCTTGGCATTGCAAATCGGGTGATAATGGGTTATCTTAACTCCTTAGATTTTTTTGAAAATGCAATAAAAATTTTAAATAATGAAGGTGTTGTTCATTTTCATCAGAAATGCAAAAAAGAGGATTTTCCCGATAAAATTTTTGATAGAATAAAGAAAATTTCAAGGAAAAATGATAAGAAAGTGGAAATTTTATTGCACAGAAAAATTAAATCATATGCACCCGGAATAATACATGGAGTTATTGACCTAGAAGTTTTTTAA